From Solibacillus sp. FSL W7-1464:
TTCGGTAATTTATGGAACGGTGTATTCGGATTTGCTAGTAATTTAATTAAATAATGAATGGGCTTTTCTATAAGTAATCACTTGTAGAAAAGCTTTTTTTTCGTCTAAAAGCATTTTTTCGAATGGGACAATTTGTCGATAATCCATGCAAAACATACATTGATACATGGAGGGATGTTCATGTGTGGGATATCAGGTTGGATTGATTACTCGACTCAGTTAGTAAATGAGGAATCAATGATCAAAAAAATGACGAGGACGCTTTTACACAGAGGTCCGGATAGCGAAGGGTACTTTATAAGCAAACATGCTTTACTAGGCCATAAACGGCTTGCAATAATCGATTTAGTGACAGGTGATCAGCCGATGACTCGCGGTGAATTGACCATTGTGTATAATGGGGAAGTTTATAATGCAAACGAACTTCGTGAACAGCTCAAAAATTTGGGACATTCATTTTATACAACATCCGATACAGAAGTCATTTTAATGGCGTATGTTGAATGGAAAGAGCGTTGTATGGAGTACCTGAATGGAATATTTGCCTTTGCCGTATGGAATGAACAGGAGAACTCGTTATTTCTATGTCGTGACCGGCTAGGGGTAAAGCCGCTGTTTTATTATGAGCTTAAAAATGGGTTATTGTTCAGTTCTGAAATTAAAGGAATACTGGCCCATCCTGCTGTGAAGGCAGAAGTTGATGCAGAAGGGCTTGCTGCATTATTCAGTCTTGGCCCATCCCGTATTGTAGGGAATGCCATATTTAAAGGCATTAAGGAAGTGAAACCTGCATACGCAATGATGGTGCGGAATGGATTCTGGGAAAGCTGGCAATATTGGGACATTGAAAGTAAACAACATGAGCATTCAGAGGCAGAAACGGTTGAAAATGTACGGGAACTTGTAACAAATGCGATTATTCGTCAACTAATAAGCGATGTACCACTTAGTACAATGCTATCGGGCGGACTCGACTCAAGCATCATTACTGCGGTCGCTGCCCAACAACTTGCGAAAGAACAGAAAACCTTGGCAACGTATTCCGTAGCATTTGAGGAAAATGACCAACACTTTTTGCAAAATTCATTTCAAACATCACAGGATGAATACTGGATCGGAAAAATGCAACAGGCATTCCAGACAAAACACCGACAAGTGACGCTGACACAGCAGGAATTAGTAGAAGGCTTAGAACAGGCGATGCGTTTAAAAGACATGCCGAGTATGGCGGATATTGACAGCTCGTTTTATTTATTCTGCAAAGAGATGAAAAAAGAACATACAGTGGCGTTATCCGGTGAATGTGCAGACGAGGTATTTGGCGGGTATCCATGGTTTTATGAAGGGAAAAAAGATACGCTTTTCCCTTGGTTGCGCTCTACAAAAGAACGTGAACAGTTATTTAAAACAGAATGGCAAAAGCGCCTGCAATTACCGCAGTTTATGCAAAGTACCTATGAAGAAGCAGTAAAGGGTATGCCGGCATTTTTAGGGACTAAAGAAGAGCAGGAACGCCAGCAGCTGTTTTATTTAAATAACCAGTTCTTTATGCAGACATTATTGGAGCGAAATGACCGGATGACGATGGGTGCAAGCATGGAAGTCCGTGTACCGTTTGCCGATCATACGATAATTGAGTATGTATGGAATATTCCTTGGGAAATGAAAAACAGCGGGGGAATGGAAAAGGGCATTTTACGAAAAGCGTTTCAGGATCTTTTACCGAAGGAAGTTGTGGAACGTAAGAAAAACCCATATCCGAAAACATATCACCCTAAATATACAGAACTCGTTCACAATCGGTTGGAGCAAATTTTACGGCAGAAGCACTCAGTTCTTCATGAATTGTTTGAGAAGGAGCAGTTAGAACGATTGCTAGCTACAAATGGCCAATCATTTCAAATACCCTGGTTTGGCCAGTTAATGGCAGGACCTCAACTCATTGCCTATTTTATACAATTACATGATTGGGTCGAACAATATCGCATCAATATTATTTCAACATAAAGAGACGTTCCCATACGGAATGTCTCTTTAAAAAGCTCTTTTATATTAACCTTTAGAAATCCCCCAAATTTCCATTAGCAGATGGATGTTCGGCTCAATATCTTGAAGTTGCAAATTGCCAAACCCTAATAAAAATGTCCTTTTGGAGTAATGCTGCTCTGTTAAATAATAATTTGATAACGGTAAAATATAAATACCGTGCTGGCGTGCGACCTGTTGCAGTTCTTGTTCTGATTTCTCATGATGGAAGGCTACAAGTATGTTTGTACCGGCAGCATCCCCGGATATTTTTATTTGAGGATAATGATTTGAAAACAGTTCAATACATTTATCATGTTTTTTACGATAAATTTTACGCATTCGATTTAGATGTTTGGCAAAGTATCCATCTTTCATAAATTTTGCTAAAATATGCTGTTCAAACCGAGGAACAGTAGAAGAATAATAATTGAAGTGCTCCTGATAATGCTCGACGAGTGTTGGAGGCAGTACGAAAAATGCAACACGCAATGATGGCATCAATGATTTCGTGAAGGTACTTAAATAAATAACACGGTCATTTACGTCAAGCCCTCTCAGTGCCGGAATGGGCTTTCCAATATAGCGGAACTCACTATCGTAATCATCTTCAATTATAAAGCGGTCCGGTGCTTTTGCTGCCCAATTCAATAATTGTGTCCGTCGGTTGGCTGAAAGAACCGCACCAGTCGGGAATTGGTGCGAAGGTGTAATATAAACGACATTGGCATTCGTTTTCTGCAATTGTTCCACAACAATACCGTCCGTATCAACAGAAATCGGAATAGCGAGCTGACCTAATTGATGACGTGGAATAGGTGAATAGCCCGGATTTTCAAAAGCAAGTTTTGAATCAGCATCTAAAATTTTTAAAATCATCGGCAGTAACTGCTCGGTACCGGAGCCAATAACGATCTGCTCTGGCTGGCACTCGATTCCGCGTGATTGGTGCAAATAATTAGCAATTTCGATACGCAATGCACGCTCGCCTTGACGTTCCCCTGTTTGCAGTAAATGTTTGAACGGCTTATCGAGCACATCTTTTGCGTATTTTCTCCATATTGTAAAAGGAAAAGCTTCCTCATCAATTTTTGCAGAGGAGAAATCAATTTTATATTCCGTAGTTTCCGCCGTTTTTTTAATTTCGTTGTTCGAAATATCGCTTTGGCGGTATGGTAATGAATCGATCTCTTCAACAAAGTAACCGACACGCGGTTTTGATATAATATAGCCTTCCGCCAGCAGCTGCGAATACGCAAGCTCGACGGTAGTTTGACTTATATTGAAAAAATCCGCAAGTTCCCTTTTAGAAGGAAGACGTACACCAACAGCGAGCTGGTTGTTAGTAATTGCATTTTTAATACCGATATACAGCTGTTCATATAGCGGAATCGTATGGTCTTTATGAAGCTGAAAGAAAAGCATCGTCAATTCCTCCTTATGTAACCTTAATGAAATTTTAAATTTTACTAATATTGATAGTGTCAGAAAAGTATAGCATGATGTAGATAATTAGTGAATGTTTTCAACAGAACTTGCAAATGTATATGGTTTTATAGTACAGTATGGTTAAATTTATAAATGAATTCGATGATAGGAAGTAGTAGCGAGCACGTTTTTTTTAGAGAGTCAGCGGTCGGTGGAAGCTGATAAAAACACTTGTGAATCCGTCCTTGAGATGCTTTTTCCGAAATAATAGTAGGTGGAAGCCGGCTTACCAAAGTCGTTAATTGTTAAGAGGAATAGATTTTTCTATTCAATTAGGGTGGCAACGCGGGTAGCTCTCGTCCCTTTCATGGGGATTGAGGGCTTTTTTGTATTTATTCCGCTAATACATTAATGCGTTAAAGTGCTCAAAATCATCATTTCATAAATTTTAGGAGGAAGAAATTATGTTAGATATTAAACGCGTCCGCGACAATTTTGAAGAAGTAAAACGTATGCTTCTAACACGTAATGAAGATTTAGGGAATCTGGATAACTTTGAAAACTTAGATTCAAAACGCCGAGAATTAATCGCCAAAACGGAAGTACTGAAAGCAGAGCGCAATAAAGTGTCAGAGCAAATTTCTGTTATGAAGCGCAACAAAGAAGATGCAACGGAAGTGATTGCACGTATGCGCGAAGTAGGCGATGAAATTAAAGCATTGGATGCTGAGTTAAATGCAATTGAAGATGAATTTAAAAATATGATGATGCGTTTGCCGAATATCCCGCATGAATCAGTACCTGTTGGCACAGAAGAAGATGACAACGTGGAAGAATACACTTGGGGTGATGTGCCGGCATTTGATTTTGAAACGAAGGCACACTGGGATATTGCCAAAGAATTAGATATCGTGGACTTTGAGCGCGGAGCTAAAGTTACGGGAAGCCGTTTCCTATTCTATAAAGGTTTAGGTGCACGTTTAGAGCGTGCTTTACTGAACTTCATGATGGATCTTCATTCAGATCAGCATGGCTATACAGAAATGCTGCCGCCGCAAATCGTTAACCGCGATTCACTGACAGGTACAGGCCAATTACCGAAGTTTGAAGAAGATGTATTTAAATTAGTTCGTGAAGAAGATGAAATGGATTATTATCTGATTCCAACTGCTGAAGTTCCGGTAACAAACTACTACCGTGATGAAATTTTATCAGCAGATGTGCTGCCGCAGGCTTTCTCTGCATTCAGCGCTAACTTCCGTTCAGAAGCAGGATCTGCAGGTCGTGATACACGCGGGCTAATTCGTCAGCATCAGTTCAACAAAGTAGAATTAGTGCGTTTCGTTAAACCGGAAGAATCTTATGAGCAACTTGAAATTTTAACTGGTCATGCTGAAAAAGTACTACAGCTTTTAGGATTACCGTACCGCAAACTAAAAATGTGTACAGCAGATTTAGGTTTCACAGCTGCGAAGAAGTATGATTTAGAAGTATGGATTCCTGCTCAAAATATGTACCGCGAAATTTCTTCATGTTCAAACTTTGAAGATTTCCAAGCGCGTCGTGCCAATATCCGTTTCCGTCGTGAAGCAGGCGCAAAACCGGAATTCGTTCACACATTAAACGGTTCAGGTCTGGCAATTGGCCGTACAGTAGCAGCAATTCTGGAAAATTACCAGCAAGAAGATGGTTCTGTTGTTATTCCGGAAGTGTTACGTCCATATATGGGTGGCGTAGAAGTCATTACTGCAAAATAACTTAATA
This genomic window contains:
- the serS gene encoding serine--tRNA ligase — protein: MLDIKRVRDNFEEVKRMLLTRNEDLGNLDNFENLDSKRRELIAKTEVLKAERNKVSEQISVMKRNKEDATEVIARMREVGDEIKALDAELNAIEDEFKNMMMRLPNIPHESVPVGTEEDDNVEEYTWGDVPAFDFETKAHWDIAKELDIVDFERGAKVTGSRFLFYKGLGARLERALLNFMMDLHSDQHGYTEMLPPQIVNRDSLTGTGQLPKFEEDVFKLVREEDEMDYYLIPTAEVPVTNYYRDEILSADVLPQAFSAFSANFRSEAGSAGRDTRGLIRQHQFNKVELVRFVKPEESYEQLEILTGHAEKVLQLLGLPYRKLKMCTADLGFTAAKKYDLEVWIPAQNMYREISSCSNFEDFQARRANIRFRREAGAKPEFVHTLNGSGLAIGRTVAAILENYQQEDGSVVIPEVLRPYMGGVEVITAK
- the pdxR gene encoding MocR-like pyridoxine biosynthesis transcription factor PdxR; the protein is MLFFQLHKDHTIPLYEQLYIGIKNAITNNQLAVGVRLPSKRELADFFNISQTTVELAYSQLLAEGYIISKPRVGYFVEEIDSLPYRQSDISNNEIKKTAETTEYKIDFSSAKIDEEAFPFTIWRKYAKDVLDKPFKHLLQTGERQGERALRIEIANYLHQSRGIECQPEQIVIGSGTEQLLPMILKILDADSKLAFENPGYSPIPRHQLGQLAIPISVDTDGIVVEQLQKTNANVVYITPSHQFPTGAVLSANRRTQLLNWAAKAPDRFIIEDDYDSEFRYIGKPIPALRGLDVNDRVIYLSTFTKSLMPSLRVAFFVLPPTLVEHYQEHFNYYSSTVPRFEQHILAKFMKDGYFAKHLNRMRKIYRKKHDKCIELFSNHYPQIKISGDAAGTNILVAFHHEKSEQELQQVARQHGIYILPLSNYYLTEQHYSKRTFLLGFGNLQLQDIEPNIHLLMEIWGISKG
- the asnB gene encoding asparagine synthase (glutamine-hydrolyzing); amino-acid sequence: MCGISGWIDYSTQLVNEESMIKKMTRTLLHRGPDSEGYFISKHALLGHKRLAIIDLVTGDQPMTRGELTIVYNGEVYNANELREQLKNLGHSFYTTSDTEVILMAYVEWKERCMEYLNGIFAFAVWNEQENSLFLCRDRLGVKPLFYYELKNGLLFSSEIKGILAHPAVKAEVDAEGLAALFSLGPSRIVGNAIFKGIKEVKPAYAMMVRNGFWESWQYWDIESKQHEHSEAETVENVRELVTNAIIRQLISDVPLSTMLSGGLDSSIITAVAAQQLAKEQKTLATYSVAFEENDQHFLQNSFQTSQDEYWIGKMQQAFQTKHRQVTLTQQELVEGLEQAMRLKDMPSMADIDSSFYLFCKEMKKEHTVALSGECADEVFGGYPWFYEGKKDTLFPWLRSTKEREQLFKTEWQKRLQLPQFMQSTYEEAVKGMPAFLGTKEEQERQQLFYLNNQFFMQTLLERNDRMTMGASMEVRVPFADHTIIEYVWNIPWEMKNSGGMEKGILRKAFQDLLPKEVVERKKNPYPKTYHPKYTELVHNRLEQILRQKHSVLHELFEKEQLERLLATNGQSFQIPWFGQLMAGPQLIAYFIQLHDWVEQYRINIIST